A stretch of the Ostrea edulis chromosome 9, xbOstEdul1.1, whole genome shotgun sequence genome encodes the following:
- the LOC125658757 gene encoding serine/arginine-rich splicing factor 10-like produces the protein MSRYSRPPNSSLYVRNVPSTERAEEMAEELRALFGKYGPLTDVYVPVDYYTRDPRGFAYVQFEDSRDADDALYHLDRTRFFGMELEVEFARGDRKTPNQMRSKDRGGRRSSPYRDSYYGGDHDRRRGGRRRSRSRSPKYRSRSRSPKKNRRRSRSRTPEKRRSRSRSPYQRRRSRSRSPYERRRSRSRSRERRRSASRSRSRSYDRRRSGSPRRSRSYSRSASRSPGHGKEDSPARNGHSRSRSRSPPPNADH, from the exons ATGTCGCGTTACTCTAGGCCCCCGAACTCTTCTCTGTATGTTAGAAATGTTCCGTCAACGGAAAG GGCTGAAGAAATGGCAGAAGAATTGCGAGCATTGTTTGGTAAATATGGACCTTTAACAGATGTCTATGTTCCAGTAGACTATTACACACGAGATCCAAGAGGTTTTGCATATGTACA GTTTGAAGATTCCAGGGATGCAGATGATGCTCTATACCATCTAGATAGAACCAGGTTTTTTGGTATGGAACTGGAAGTTGAATTTGCCAGAGGTGATCGAAAAA cACCAAACCAAATGAGATCAAAGGATCGTGGAGGAAGAAGAAGTTCACCTTACAGAGACAGTTATTATGGTGGGGATCATGACAGAAGACGTGGCGGTAGAAGACGATCCAGAAGCAGAAGTCCGAA atataggtcaaggtcaagaaGTCCAAAGAAAAATCGAAG GAGGAGTAGATCAAGAACTCCAGAGAAGAG GAGAAGTAGGTCCAGAAGTCCCTACCAGAGGAG GAGGAGTCGTTCTAGGAGTCCATACGAAAGAAG GAGATCAAGGTCAAGAAGCAGAGAAAGAAG GAGATCAGCCTCACGGTCAAGATCGAGGTCATATGACAGAAGAAGGAGTGGTTCTCCAAGGAG gtcaaggtcatacagtCGGTCTGCGTCAAGGTCACCAGGCCATGGAAAGGAAGATTCGCCAGCAAGAAATGGTCACAGTCGTAGCAGAAGTCGAAGTCCGCCGCCAAATGCTGATCATTAA